A genome region from Nocardioides cynanchi includes the following:
- a CDS encoding iron chaperone — MTVHEVDDYLAGLAEPARSTLETLRRSILAVVPEAEQGISYGMPAFRVDGAVVAGFAAFTKHLSYLPHSGQVLADLADDLAGYERTTGSLHFPPDQPLPDALVRSLVEAKLRLLGLA; from the coding sequence GTGACCGTGCACGAGGTCGATGACTATCTCGCGGGCCTCGCCGAGCCCGCACGCAGCACGCTCGAGACCCTGCGGCGGTCGATCCTCGCCGTGGTGCCGGAGGCCGAGCAGGGCATCTCCTACGGGATGCCGGCCTTCCGGGTGGACGGCGCGGTGGTGGCCGGTTTCGCCGCCTTCACCAAGCACCTGAGCTATCTGCCGCACAGCGGGCAGGTGCTCGCGGACCTCGCCGACGACCTGGCCGGTTACGAGCGGACGACGGGCTCGCTGCACTTCCCGCCCGACCAGCCGCTGCCGGACGCGCTGGTCCGCTCACTGGTCGAGGCCAAGCTCCGGCTGCTGGGTCTCGCCTGA
- a CDS encoding dioxygenase has product MPEIPPEQEARESELVERVVASFAGTPEPRTRELVESLTRHLHAFLRETRLTEAEWREAIGFLTAVGEITDERRQEFILLSDVLGASMQTITINNEAHANATEATVFGPFFVEGSPHVGLGGDISGGAPGEPCWVEGRVSDTSGAPVAGALVEVWEADSDGRYDVQYDDDRVAARGHLHTDADGRYRFWAVTPTPYPIPDDGPVGRLLRATGRSPMRAAHLHLMVVADGCRTLVTHVFPRGDAHLDADSVFGVRDSLVVDVEHDLPGTETPDGREVVGPWSRITFDVVLALEGRPSGETQQPELGLDQ; this is encoded by the coding sequence ATGCCTGAGATCCCGCCCGAGCAGGAGGCCCGCGAGTCGGAGCTCGTCGAGCGGGTCGTGGCGTCGTTCGCGGGGACGCCCGAGCCGCGCACCCGTGAGCTGGTGGAGTCGCTGACCCGGCACCTGCACGCCTTCCTGCGGGAGACCCGGCTGACCGAGGCGGAGTGGCGCGAGGCGATCGGGTTCCTCACAGCGGTCGGCGAGATCACCGACGAACGGCGCCAGGAGTTCATCCTGCTCTCCGACGTGCTCGGGGCGTCGATGCAGACGATCACGATCAACAACGAGGCCCACGCGAACGCCACCGAGGCCACCGTCTTCGGGCCGTTCTTCGTCGAGGGCTCGCCCCACGTCGGCCTCGGCGGCGACATCTCGGGCGGAGCGCCCGGGGAGCCGTGCTGGGTCGAGGGGAGGGTCTCCGACACGTCGGGCGCACCGGTCGCGGGCGCGCTCGTCGAGGTGTGGGAGGCGGACTCCGACGGCCGCTACGACGTGCAGTACGACGACGACCGGGTCGCCGCCCGTGGCCATCTCCACACCGACGCCGACGGCCGCTACCGGTTCTGGGCGGTGACCCCGACGCCGTACCCGATCCCCGACGACGGCCCGGTCGGCCGACTGCTGCGGGCCACCGGCCGCTCCCCGATGCGGGCGGCGCACCTGCACCTGATGGTGGTGGCCGACGGGTGCCGCACCCTGGTCACCCACGTGTTCCCGCGGGGCGACGCCCACCTCGACGCCGACAGCGTGTTCGGAGTGCGCGACTCGCTCGTGGTCGACGTCGAGCACGACCTTCCAGGCACCGAGACCCCCGACGGGCGCGAGGTCGTCGGGCCCTGGTCGCGGATCACCTTCGACGTGGTGCTGGCCCTGGAGGGACGACCCTCAGGCGAGACCCAGCAGCCGGAGCTTGGCCTCGACCAGTGA
- a CDS encoding maleylacetate reductase, whose translation MAIGIRRERRVALALTAVDDAGVTPEPLRFAHETLPQRVRFAPGDAGEAVAEEVRRLGGTRVMAIATNPHRAAPVLAGLSVAVLHSDVVMHVPLAVAERARSVAAEYDADVVVSVGGGSTTGLAKAVALSTGLPVVAVPTTYSGSEATDVWGLTEDGRKTTGVDPRVLPRAIVYDARLMLGLPVETSVASGLNALAHCVDSMWGPRSDPIDRALALEGIRALCAGLPRVVADPRGLEGREQTLYGAYLAAVAFASAGSGLHHKICHVLGGRFDLPHAETHAVVLPYVLALNAPAVPELDARMAQAFGADSALAGLEALRREVGAPRSLAALGLAERDLASAVAPILEAAPADNPVPVTAEVVETLLRHAYEGTGPDA comes from the coding sequence ATGGCTATCGGCATCCGCCGTGAGCGGCGGGTGGCGCTCGCCCTCACTGCCGTCGATGATGCGGGGGTGACCCCCGAGCCGCTCCGCTTCGCGCACGAGACCCTGCCGCAGCGGGTCCGCTTCGCGCCTGGCGACGCGGGCGAGGCGGTAGCGGAGGAGGTACGCCGGCTGGGTGGCACGCGGGTGATGGCGATCGCGACGAACCCCCACCGCGCGGCCCCCGTGCTGGCGGGGCTCTCCGTCGCGGTGCTCCACAGCGACGTCGTGATGCACGTCCCGTTGGCGGTCGCCGAGCGGGCCCGATCGGTGGCCGCGGAGTACGACGCCGACGTCGTCGTCAGCGTCGGTGGCGGCTCGACCACCGGACTGGCGAAGGCGGTCGCCCTCAGCACCGGCCTCCCCGTGGTCGCGGTGCCCACGACGTACTCCGGCTCCGAGGCCACCGACGTCTGGGGCCTGACCGAGGACGGCCGCAAGACCACCGGGGTCGACCCGCGCGTGCTGCCGCGCGCGATCGTGTACGACGCCAGGCTGATGCTCGGCCTGCCGGTCGAGACCAGCGTCGCGTCCGGCCTCAACGCGCTGGCGCACTGCGTGGACTCGATGTGGGGCCCGCGCAGCGACCCGATCGACCGGGCGCTCGCGCTGGAGGGCATCCGGGCGCTCTGCGCCGGGCTCCCGCGGGTCGTCGCCGACCCACGGGGCCTCGAGGGCCGCGAGCAGACGTTGTACGGCGCCTACCTTGCCGCGGTGGCCTTCGCCTCGGCCGGCTCCGGCCTGCACCACAAGATCTGCCATGTCCTCGGCGGCCGGTTCGACCTGCCCCACGCCGAGACCCATGCGGTCGTGCTGCCCTACGTGCTCGCCCTCAACGCGCCGGCCGTTCCCGAGCTCGATGCCCGGATGGCCCAGGCCTTCGGCGCGGACTCGGCGCTGGCCGGGCTCGAGGCGCTGCGGAGGGAGGTCGGCGCACCCCGGTCGCTGGCCGCCCTCGGCCTCGCCGAGCGCGACCTCGCCTCCGCCGTCGCGCCGATCCTCGAGGCCGCACCGGCGGACAACCCGGTGCCGGTCACGGCCGAGGTGGTCGAGACGCTGCTCCGCCACGCCTACGAAGGGACCGGTCCCGATGCCTGA
- a CDS encoding YybH family protein — protein MSEQLQSFLDKWIPTQIETGLDMHSGDPSSWIAVWSHRDPVSVFGAGVRARSGWDDVLRTITWVASRFGDCTDYDYELVSADVDGDLAYTCGFERYTATRPDGESITNELRVTQIYRREGGAWKLVHRHGDHPPDDPPE, from the coding sequence ATGTCCGAGCAGCTCCAGTCATTTCTTGACAAGTGGATCCCGACCCAGATCGAGACCGGACTCGACATGCACAGTGGCGACCCCTCATCGTGGATCGCCGTCTGGTCACACCGAGACCCGGTCTCGGTCTTCGGCGCCGGTGTGCGCGCTCGGTCGGGATGGGACGACGTTCTGCGCACCATCACCTGGGTCGCCAGCCGGTTCGGTGACTGCACCGACTACGACTACGAGCTGGTCTCCGCCGACGTCGATGGCGACCTCGCCTACACGTGTGGGTTCGAGCGCTACACCGCGACCAGGCCCGACGGCGAATCGATCACCAACGAGCTGCGCGTCACCCAGATCTACCGACGCGAGGGCGGCGCGTGGAAGCTCGTCCACCGTCACGGCGACCATCCGCCGGACGACCCTCCCGAGTGA